The Brevundimonas sp. SORGH_AS_0993 genome segment CAGGTCGACGGCGGGACCGGCGTAACCGGGGTCCACGTCCATGACCACGCCGTTGAAGGCGTCGTCGCAGTGGCGGACGGCCTGGCCGACGGCGAAACGGGCGGTGCGAATCTGGGGCATGGAGCGACCTTGCCCCGCCCGCCATGACCAGGGCCGGTATGGGCCGTTCATCTTCCTGACAGAATGGCTTGGCGCGGACGATCCCGCCGCGCTAGGCTGGCCCCGACGGGCGCCGCTTCGGACCGCCCACATCGGATGACGGCCCATGCGGGAGACCCCCGGCGCGCCCGCACGGCGCGACGAGCGGTCCCAGCCTTCCCGTTCGCGGGATGCGTCGGGTCGGGACACGCCGCTTTACGGCGCGCTCGACCTGGGGACCAACAATTGCCGGCTGCTGATCGCGCGGCCGTCCCGCGAAGGCTTTCGCGTGGTCGACAGCTTCAGCCGCATCGTGCGCCTGGGCGAGGGGCTGTCGCGCACCGGCCTTCTGGACCCCCGCGCCATGGATCGCGCCTATGACGCCCTAGCCCTGTGCGCCGAACGGATCATGCGCAAGGGCGTCGAGTCCAGCCGCCTGGTCGCCGTCGCCACCCAGGCCTGCCGCGCGGCCGAGAACGGAGCCGAATTCGTCGAACGGGTGCGAAAGGGCACGGGCCTGCGCCTTCGCATCATCGACCCGGACGAAGAGGCGCGCCTGGCGGTGGAGGGCTGTCTGAACCTGATCGACCCTCAGGCCGAGGCGGTCCTGATCATCGACGTGGGTGGCGGCTCCACCGAAATGTCCTGGCTGAAGCGCGACGGCGTGGACTGGACGACCAGCGCCTGGATGTCGGCGCCTCTGGGCGTCGTCACCCTGGCCGAACGCCACCCCGAGCCGGCCGACGCCGGAGAGACCTGGTACGAGGCCATGGTCGCCGACATGGGCGCGGCCATCGCGGCGGGCGGCGTCTCGGACCCGGCCATGCTGGAGCTGTTTCGCCAGGACCGCGCCCATCTGGTCGGCACCTCGGGGGCCATCACCAGCCTGGCGGGCATCCATCTGAAGCTGCCCCGCTACAACCGCGACCGGGTCGACGGCCTGTGGATGACGCGCGCCGACTGCGAAGCGGCGGCCGAACGGCTGAAGGCCCTGGGACCCGACGGCCGCGCCAGGGAGGCCTGCATCGGCCCCGACCGCGCGGACCTGGTCCTGGTCGGCGCTGCGATCCTGGAGGCGGTGCAGCGCGCCTGGCCCTCCAACCGCGTGCGCGTCGCCGACCGGGGGCTGCGCGAAGGCCTGCTGCTTCAGCGCATGCGCGAGGATCGCAAACCGCCGAAGAGGCGCAGACGTCGGCGCGGGCGTGGAAACGGCTCGGGCCGCAACGGCGGCTAGGCCGCCGGCGTCTCACGCGACGGAATGTCGATGTCGCACACCGAAAAATCGGCTCCCCGCGCCTGACGGGCCTGTTCCACGATGGTGTGGAAGGTGGCCGAGGCGGTGTTCAGCACCTGCAGGCTGGGCCGTTCCGCCGTCGGCAGATCGGCGGCCACGCGCACCCGCGTCATCTGATCGGGGCCGTCCACGATGCCGTCGGGATTGGGACTGGCCTTCAACGCCCGCACCACGTCCAGCCCTGACACCACCCGCCCCCAGACGGTGTAGCGCTTGTCCAGCGCCGGATAGGCCTGGCGCATCAGGAAGAACTGGCTGTTGGCGCTGTCATTGCCCTCGTCGCGCGCCATGCCGGCCACGCCGGGGCAATACAGACCCCAGCCGTGCACCTTGTGATCGCCGGTGCCGGCCATCAAGGCGTCGGGCTGGGTCTGGACGGGCGCCGAGCCGACGAAGCCGACCAAGGCGCCGGCGGGGGCCGCCACCGGCGTGAAGGCCATGTCCGCGCCGCGTCGAAAGGTGAACTCGGCCTTCAGGTCGGGATAGAAGCTCTGGCCGTCGCCGGTGCCCAGGGGATCGCCCGTCTGGGCCATGAACCAGTCGATGACACGGTGCCATTTCAGCGTGTCGTAGAAGCCGCGCGAGGCCAGAAGCCGAATACGCTCCACATGGGCCGGGGCGATCTGGGGCGCCAGTTCCACCAGAATCCGCCCCTTGTTCGTGTCGATGACCAGCAGGTCTTCCGGCGCGACAGTGCGCCATTCGGCCGGCGGCGGTGGAGGCGGCGGGGTCTGTTCGGCCACGGCCGCCGTCGCGCAAAGGCCCAGGATCAGGCCCGACAGGACCGTCGCTCTCAAGGTCTTCATCCCGCTTCCCCTCCCCGTTCAGGCGTCAGCCGCCCGTCACCTCGACCACCGGCTGCACGTCGCAGATGCTGAAAGCCGCCCCGCCCTGCGCGCGCTGGGCGGCCAGACGTTGGGCGAAGGCGGGGCTGCGGGCGTCCATCACCCGGACCGTCGGGCGCTGCGCCTCCGGCAGGGCCGAGGCCATGCGCACATGGGTCATGACGTCGGGATCGCTCACCTTGCCGTCCTCGGCCTCGGACCCTTTCTTCAGCGACTTGACCACGTCCAGGCCGGAGACGATGCGGCCAAAGGCGGTATACTGGCCGTTCAGCAGGTCCTTTTCGCCGGTCATCAGGAAGAACTGGCTGTTGGCGCTGTCGGGCGCGCCCGAACGCGCCATGCCCAGCACGCCAGGGCAGAACAGACCGTGCGCCTCCACCTTGAAATCGGCCGTGACCATCATCTGGGCGTCGGGCTGGGTCTGGACCGGCAGGGTTCCGACAAGGCCGAACACGCCGGTTCCGACATCGGGCGTCTGGGCGAAGCCTGCGTCCCGCCCGCGACGGAAGCTGAACTCGGCCTTCAGGTCCGGCAAGTCGCTGCCGCCCTCGCCCGTGCCCTTGGGATCGCCGGTCTGGGCCATGAAATCGGGAATGACCCGGTGGAACTTCAGCCCGTCATAGAATCCCTGGTTCGCCAGGGTGCGGATGCGTTCGACATGGTTCGGCGCCGCCACGGGCGACAGCTCGACCAGGATGCGGCCCTTGACCGTGTCGATGATCAGCAGGTTTTCCGGCGCCACCGTGCGCCATTCGGCGGTCGCGGCCGTCGTCTGCGCCCTGGCCGGCGTGGTCCCCAGATCCGACAGCATCAGCGCCGACGCCGCCAGCACGGCCGTCGCCGCCGTCATTCCCCAACGCATCCCCGTCTTCATCCCTGACCCTTGACCTTGGCCCGCACGCGCTCGGCGACGGCGGGGCTGACGAAACTGTCGATCGCGCCGTCCAGACGGGCGATTTCCTTGACCAGCCGCGAGGCGATGGCCTGGTGGCGCGGATCGGCCATCAGGAACACCGTCTCGATGTCCTGATTGAGGCGCTGGTTCATCGCCGTCATCTGGAACTCGTATTCGAAGTCGGCGACCGCGCGCAAACCCCGGATGATGACATTGGCGTTCAGTTCTTCTGCAAAATGCATCAGCAGGTTCGAGAAGGGCTGGACCACGATGTCCCCGCCCAGGCCCGCGACCTCGGCCTTCAGCATTTCGACGCGCTCGTCGGTGCTGAACAACGGCCCCTTGTCGTCGTTGCGGGCCACGCCGATGACCACCCGGTCCACCAGCTTCAGCGCCCGTTTGATGATGTCGGTGTGCCCGTTGGTCACCGGGTCGAAGGTGCCCGGATAAAGTCCAATTCGCATGGCGTGTCTCCCCAGCCTGTCGCCTGCTGTTCGGCGTGACTTAGCAGGTGCGAAATCAGCGGCCTAGCCGGCTGACGGCTTCGTCATCGTCTTAAACCGCGACAGGTTGAGGCGGCTGGGACGACCAGGCGCGTTCCAGCCTGCTCAGGACCGCCGGATCGGTCGCAATGGCGATCTCGCCTATGGCCGTGATCGGACAGATCGGGGTGGCGGCGTTGCACAGGAAGGCACCGTCCAGGGTCGCCGCCTCGTCCAGAGGCACCGGCCGGATTTCCGACGGCAGGCCCGCCGCCTCCAGCCCCCGCTGGATCAGGCTCTGTGTGACGCCCGCCAGCATCAGGGCCTGGGGCCAGACGATCCGGTCGCCCTGGATGAAGCCGATATTCCAGGTCGCTCCCTCGGAAACGCAACCCTGACCGTCAATGAACAGGACGTCGTCGAACCCGGCGGCCCGCGCGGCCCGTCGGGCCCGGGTCTGGCCGAAGGTGGCGACGTGTTTGAGATGCGGCGTCTCGCGGACATGGGGCACGGTCGTCACCCTCATACTGGTCGCCAGAGGCGGCGGCGGGGGCGAAACCACGGTCATCACCCTGGGCCGGCCCACGAAGGATGGATTGCGGTGGCCGATCTCGGGCGAGAACAGGCTGACCCGAAGCCAGCAGGCGTCGCGGCCTTCGACCGCCAGCGCCATCAGGCGGCGCAGTTCGGCCTCGCCGGGGCTTTCCCCGAACAGTTCGACCGCTGCCTGTTCCAGCCGGGTCAGATGCAGGTCGAGACCGCGCACGGCGCCCCGCTCCACGCGGAAAGAGGTATAGGCGCCGTAGTTGACCAGGGCCTGATGGGTCAGGTCCTCGGTCGTGGCGGGGCGGCCGTCGATCAGAATGTCCACGCCGCCCTGCTCCGATCAGACCTCGCCGCCCTCTTCACCCGCGACGTCTGTTTCCGCGGCGTCGCCGCCGCCTTCGGGCAGGCGTTCGACCGAGACCACCTTCTCGTCCTTGCCGGTGCGGAAGATGGTGACGCCCTGACTGGCGCGGCCGACCACGCGGACCTGATCCATGCGCGTGCGGATCATCTGTCCGCCCGATGTGACCAGCAGCAGGTCGTCGGACTCCTCGACCGGGAAGGCCGCCGCCAGGCGCGTGCCGGCCCGGCCGCCCAGGCCGTGCGCCGTCAGCCCCTGCCCGCCGCGCCCCGTCCGCCGATACTCATAGGCCGAGGTCCGCTTGCCGAAGCCGGATTCCGTCACGGTCAGGATGAACTGCTCGGCCGCGCCCAATTCGGCGATGCGTTCGGGCGAGATCGGCGCCTCGGCGACGTCGTCCTCGATCTCGGTCGTCGTGGGCTCGTCCTCGCCCTCGGCGCCGGCCAGGGCCTTGCGCATGGCGTTGGCGTGTTTGACATAGGCGGCGCGTTCCTCCGGCGTCGCATCGACACGGCCCAGGATGGCCATGGAGATGACCTCGTCCCCGTCCTGCAGGCGCACGCCCCGGACGCCGGTGGAATCCCGCCCCTTGAACACGCGCACGTCGTCGGCCTTGAAGCGGATCGCCCGGCCCAGCGCCGTCGTCAGCAGCACGTCGTCGTCCGCCGTGCACAGGCCGACGCCGACCATGCGGTCGTCGCCTTCCAGCTTCATGGCGATCTTGCCCGCGCGGTTCACCGTGGCGAAGTCCGACAGCTTGTTGCGCCGCACGTCGCCCGAACTGGTGGCGAACATGATGTCGTAGTCGCCCCAAGTCGCCTCGTCCTCGGGCAGGGGCAGCACGTTCATGATGCTGTCGCCCGGCTCGATAGGCAGCAGATTGACGAAAGCCTTGCCGCGCGACTGCGGATTGCCCAGCGGCAGCCGCCAGGTCTTCAGCTTGTAGGCCTTGCCGTTGGTGGCGAAGAACAGGACCGGGGTGTGGGTCGAGGCGCTGAACACGCCGGTGATGGCGTCCTCGTCCTTCATCGCCATGCCGCTGCGGCCCTTGCCGCCGCGATGCTGGGTCCGATAGGCGTTCAGGGCCACGCGCTTCACATAACCGCCGTGGGTCACGGTCACGACCATGTCCTCGCGCGGGATCAGGTCCTCGTCCTCCATCTCGCCGTCGCCTTCCCCGATCAGGGTGCGACGCGGCACGGCGAACTTGTCCTTCACCTCGATCAGGTCGTCGCGGATGATCGCCAGGACGTTCTTGCGGTCCGACAGTATGGTCAGGTGGCCCTGGATGGTGTCGGCCAGGCTGCGCGCCTCGCCGAAGATGTCGTCGCGCCCCAGGCCGGTCAGACGCGACAGGGTCAGGGCCAGGATGGCGCGGGCCTGTTCGTCGGTCAGGCGGATCTTGTCGCCTTCGACGATGACGCTGCGCGGGTCGGC includes the following:
- a CDS encoding peptidylprolyl isomerase produces the protein MRWGMTAATAVLAASALMLSDLGTTPARAQTTAATAEWRTVAPENLLIIDTVKGRILVELSPVAAPNHVERIRTLANQGFYDGLKFHRVIPDFMAQTGDPKGTGEGGSDLPDLKAEFSFRRGRDAGFAQTPDVGTGVFGLVGTLPVQTQPDAQMMVTADFKVEAHGLFCPGVLGMARSGAPDSANSQFFLMTGEKDLLNGQYTAFGRIVSGLDVVKSLKKGSEAEDGKVSDPDVMTHVRMASALPEAQRPTVRVMDARSPAFAQRLAAQRAQGGAAFSICDVQPVVEVTGG
- the coaD gene encoding pantetheine-phosphate adenylyltransferase; the encoded protein is MRIGLYPGTFDPVTNGHTDIIKRALKLVDRVVIGVARNDDKGPLFSTDERVEMLKAEVAGLGGDIVVQPFSNLLMHFAEELNANVIIRGLRAVADFEYEFQMTAMNQRLNQDIETVFLMADPRHQAIASRLVKEIARLDGAIDSFVSPAVAERVRAKVKGQG
- a CDS encoding peptidylprolyl isomerase, translated to MKTLRATVLSGLILGLCATAAVAEQTPPPPPPPAEWRTVAPEDLLVIDTNKGRILVELAPQIAPAHVERIRLLASRGFYDTLKWHRVIDWFMAQTGDPLGTGDGQSFYPDLKAEFTFRRGADMAFTPVAAPAGALVGFVGSAPVQTQPDALMAGTGDHKVHGWGLYCPGVAGMARDEGNDSANSQFFLMRQAYPALDKRYTVWGRVVSGLDVVRALKASPNPDGIVDGPDQMTRVRVAADLPTAERPSLQVLNTASATFHTIVEQARQARGADFSVCDIDIPSRETPAA
- the gyrA gene encoding DNA gyrase subunit A, which translates into the protein MTDDSYENAATPINSGGGGSDISTITIEDELKRSYLDYAMSVIVSRALPDARDGLKPVHRRILYSMHDLNMTPERAYSKCARVVGDVLGRFHPHGDASVYMALVRMAQPFSMGLMLVDGQGNFGSVDGDMPASMRYTEARMAPAAVALMTDIDKDTVDFQPNYDEKELEPVVLPSRIPNLLVNGAGGIAVGMATNIPPHNLGEVVDAAIALLDDPDIADEALLDIVPGPDFPTGGEIMGRTAPRNALRDGRGSVIVRGRASVEEIRKDREAIVVTELPYQVNKQTLIERIAEMVREKRLEGISDVRDESDRQGMRIVIELKRDASGDVILNQLWRYTAMQSSFGVNMLALNHGRPEQMGLRALLEVFLDFREEVVVRRVKFELAKARDRGHVLVGLAVAVANIDEVIHIIRSSADPSEARERLQAKAWPVGDMMALVELIADPRSVIVEGDKIRLTDEQARAILALTLSRLTGLGRDDIFGEARSLADTIQGHLTILSDRKNVLAIIRDDLIEVKDKFAVPRRTLIGEGDGEMEDEDLIPREDMVVTVTHGGYVKRVALNAYRTQHRGGKGRSGMAMKDEDAITGVFSASTHTPVLFFATNGKAYKLKTWRLPLGNPQSRGKAFVNLLPIEPGDSIMNVLPLPEDEATWGDYDIMFATSSGDVRRNKLSDFATVNRAGKIAMKLEGDDRMVGVGLCTADDDVLLTTALGRAIRFKADDVRVFKGRDSTGVRGVRLQDGDEVISMAILGRVDATPEERAAYVKHANAMRKALAGAEGEDEPTTTEIEDDVAEAPISPERIAELGAAEQFILTVTESGFGKRTSAYEYRRTGRGGQGLTAHGLGGRAGTRLAAAFPVEESDDLLLVTSGGQMIRTRMDQVRVVGRASQGVTIFRTGKDEKVVSVERLPEGGGDAAETDVAGEEGGEV
- a CDS encoding aminotransferase class IV; the encoded protein is MDILIDGRPATTEDLTHQALVNYGAYTSFRVERGAVRGLDLHLTRLEQAAVELFGESPGEAELRRLMALAVEGRDACWLRVSLFSPEIGHRNPSFVGRPRVMTVVSPPPPPLATSMRVTTVPHVRETPHLKHVATFGQTRARRAARAAGFDDVLFIDGQGCVSEGATWNIGFIQGDRIVWPQALMLAGVTQSLIQRGLEAAGLPSEIRPVPLDEAATLDGAFLCNAATPICPITAIGEIAIATDPAVLSRLERAWSSQPPQPVAV
- a CDS encoding Ppx/GppA phosphatase family protein, giving the protein MRETPGAPARRDERSQPSRSRDASGRDTPLYGALDLGTNNCRLLIARPSREGFRVVDSFSRIVRLGEGLSRTGLLDPRAMDRAYDALALCAERIMRKGVESSRLVAVATQACRAAENGAEFVERVRKGTGLRLRIIDPDEEARLAVEGCLNLIDPQAEAVLIIDVGGGSTEMSWLKRDGVDWTTSAWMSAPLGVVTLAERHPEPADAGETWYEAMVADMGAAIAAGGVSDPAMLELFRQDRAHLVGTSGAITSLAGIHLKLPRYNRDRVDGLWMTRADCEAAAERLKALGPDGRAREACIGPDRADLVLVGAAILEAVQRAWPSNRVRVADRGLREGLLLQRMREDRKPPKRRRRRRGRGNGSGRNGG